In Lathyrus oleraceus cultivar Zhongwan6 chromosome 2, CAAS_Psat_ZW6_1.0, whole genome shotgun sequence, the DNA window TCTTTGTAATTAAGCTCTACTTTACAAGCCTAGTATTGAGTCTCGGCTAATCGTTTCTTCTTTGCTATCAAACTAGCATAAGCTCCCTTGACTGTATCACCCACTTTTATTCTTTTGAATACCTCAGTTTGCACTTCGTCATCTGCTCGACGCACCCTGTCTCTCTTTTGGTTCAATTTGAACTTCAAAGTTTCTTTCTCTAAGGAGATCTTACCAAGTCTAGACTTGAGGTCGGCGTTCTCTTTCTCTAGGGATTTGATAACTCTTTTCAGCTCATCGACCTCCAAAGTTTGATAGGTCACTAGTTCAAAAGGCTTGATGCTCATGGACGGTTCAGACGGAATGGCAGCAATATCTCATTGACCCTGTCTTTTACCCATTTGGTGTAAGATTCCTTGGCAATGCAATTCTTCCTACCCATTTCTGCTCTCCCTTGAGGACAAATTGATCCCCAAGCCTTGACAATCTTCTTGACTAACTCTGGATCTTCAACCCCTTCATACAAGACGAAACCCTCTACACTTTTGAGATCAGGATTATCTACCATGGGGTATCCCAACTGTCGTAATGCCAACCTCAGATTGTAATTGATTCCCCATTtcgtaccaagaagaggtacattaggaaaATCACCATAGTTGAGGATGAGTTTGACGCTGTCGTAAATTCGAGAATACCAGGAGATGTCTTCGGCGTTCAAGGACATGATCCACTGAGACCATTTAAAATTGGCTTTGTTTTCAATGAAAGGACCTTTGTTGGGTAGATGTGAAATAAACCATCTATACAACAAAGGGGTGTAGTAGATGATGGTTCCCTTCTTCTTTTGGGTCCTCACGTGGATGGAGTAGTAAGTATCATCAAGAAGAGTGGGAACAGGGTTCTGAGTTAGAAAGATGTGAATAGTAGCCAGATCCACGAATTCTTCCATGTTCGGAAACAATACGATCCCATAGATTAGTAGAGCTAGAATGGCGTTGAAGGTCGTCCAACTCTCAGCTTCGGCGAATGCAATGGCTTTATCTACTAGAAACTTTGAGGTGAAGCCATGAATTCCCCCCTTAGGTTTCAAGTTCAACTCCACTTCCTTCTTCCCTATGTGGAGGGCTTCAACAAGGACTTGGTATTTGGGGAGCTCCTTAGTGGGAACATAAGGCACTTGGTTCTTGATCCTAATACCTAGAATATGTGAATACTCTTCCAACATGGGTATCAACTGGTAATCCTGGAATGTAAAGCATCTCAATGGAGGATCATAAAATTGCACCAGAGTATGCATAATAGTGGTATTGACTTCAGTGTTTAGGATTCCCAAGAGGTTGCCATAAGATGTCTTGAAATCATCTCAGTTTCCAAGAACTAGACGTGCCCCCAATCCTCTCAAAATAGTCAGTTGTGGCTCCACGAACTTGTAACTGTGAGTGCTTCTCCTTTCGGAATTCATGCTTTGTCTCGGAATCTTAGTCAACAAACTGGGTTCTTGGGTTCCTGGAAAAGAAATGCATATGCAAAAAGTTTGTTATGATGAATGATAATGTATGATGGAATGATATAGGTCATGCAAATTCAAAACTATGATACATTCTGAACAGTCTGTAAATGCCATTTGCTGTAGGTTCAAAAGTTCAACGCAATATGAGTATCAAGGTAGGTGGAGTCTATGGCTTCCTGCAAtaaaaacccatatccccctcacaggtgtggactatgctcccaggtggtccctagaaggcctcccagagtcatcgactcAAAATGGAAATACCCTACCGTAGTGAATACTCAtaggacaaaagtacttccaagtgaatctagtctgggtgtggttctcgtTACAACCCAATGTGCGAAACGCATGCGTACACGATTATCCACGAGTTTATCCtatgtgtatactaagctcgGTTATAGAGCTTTCTTTTCATGTAGTCTATCCCAACCCAACAACAACATAACAGATAATATCTAGAATAATAAAGTAGATGCGGTAAATAAAGCGAGTAAATCTATAAAGGTAAACACCTAAGCTAACAGAGAATCGATCGAAACTAGGCTTGcctccttttagcgactaggaagtactccaagtagtgaagtatccccagcagagtcgccagctgaagctagcggaaatatacccgaataTATCGCACGTTCGAACATACAAAAGtgtcgccatcgaactttatttattcccaaagggatgggaaaacatcgataaaaccccggggaaagagatatgctgggtaaggaattcggttatgcaaggggaaattattaacacccctaacatctatggtactccatgggaaccgttttgattgttctcgctcaaataggtgttatctaaagattactcgcaaaagaatgggaaaaggaaaagaaatagataaagtgctcggtgaggattagggccctcatgcctacgtatcctcatagtgcaatgaggaatttaGAGCTTCGTAGAGGcgggagatgaaaagaagtgtgatcaaaATATGGTCTGAGCCAAAGAATtgtatgatttgaactccaacaagggtgaaaagatgaacccaagagtaaacaagtatgaaccaacaagtgagaGCCTACAACATagtatcactgtattggaaccaccgaaaaagagaggaattaggtgtttgggaGACGAGCCAAAaaactcttggttcacaaggaggtacaagaaggagcacaaaggtatagtttatttggctcaaagaataggtatatcacatggagtgaaggAAGGTAGAATGTGAGTGCATCgtggagatgaatggaatgaagtgaccgaagttacataattgaatatttggtgataagtgactgaagaagtattgtttgaaatcgaaaggtgaaagtaTATTAGAATCCAGAATATAAATGGGATTTGTACCATAGAGATGTCTGGGTaacgagccaaacaactctagatAGAAATGCAAACTTTAtgttaggcgtcctaaaaggatgtatatggaattccaaagacggtgtatttcgatgtcaaaggaataatatgtcactAGGTGAATGATTTATAATTGAAGGTAGGTAATGAATggtgaaagatatgaatgatgccctaaggcgaaagaggaataattagaagtatgctcgccaaggattcgcatcctcgtgcctacatattctcatcgtgcaatgagaaagtcagagccaCGAGAAATAGAGAGAGAGACATACAGTGATGCAAAGTATAATTTGTACCAACAGAATAGTATCAAGGGAACCCACAACTGGATGGAACATGGAATCAAAGAGTAAAAAAGTCTCTCAACCAAAGGAATGAATTGAATGTCtgggtacgagccaaacaactctcAATTCACAAGATAAATTGATGCTACAACGTCTTCTAGGGGTAAAAGTGGGGCCCAAGAAAAAGTATTATTGTGTACAAGGAACAGTATATCACTGGATGGGGAAAAAATAGTTCAAGATCAAATAAtaatagtatcttggatccaaggAAGGGATAGACTCTTAATCAAAGAGAAAAGTGGCGTCTTAGCTgaaaagaatgaattaaatgtttgggtatgagccaaacaactctcgatGGGATGAGGTGGAATGTCGCTAGATCGTCTcaaaaggatagacaaggagtccaaggagaagtatgattgatctcaaaaagatggtatcgattgaatgaatgaagaatgattgattgataaatagggtagctcgcgaagaaactgggttctcctgcctacgtatccttatagtgcaataaggaaatcagagctttcgtagttcagcccactagggtTGAAAACAAAGGTGATTAAAGAGGCAAGAAGAGATGATTGAATGGTTGAATTGAAATGATTAGAATGGAGAATGAGTAGACTTGGTAGTTGTAGaataagaatcacactaaagtctatgagtaaaggtggatacgataagcaacgagccaaacgtctcgcacccaaagatatccagaatgagtgtaggaaagcttcattctcattccttctttattacttaaggctcgtggcatgtaactctcgtcttaactttcaagtggagagagaagaatctttgttgtttcttgtgttgatgatgaagaccttaacaatcgttcgattcgaattgcactaaagtctatgaatagaggtgaatacgatgagtgTTGGGTCATTCATCCCATACCCAAGGATATCCataatgggggtaggaattctctagtcccattccttctccattgcttaaggccCGTGTCGTGTAACTAGATTCAcgattgataagttgttgatgtagtcTTTGCTTGTTGTGTTGCTttgtgaagagagagagagagaaagagacttgtcaatcgtatgattagaattgtgctaaagtctatgaatagaggtgagTACGATGAGCGTcgggtcattcgtcccatacccaaagatatccagaatgggggtaggaattctccagtcccattctttctctattacttaaggctcatgccacacgattctaactttgatttaacaagctCTTGAAGTTTTCATTTTTGATGTGCTTGTATTATCCAttgcttggtatgactgaggatgccttgagaatctgacttgaggccttgagctccatAGCTTACAGAAAAAGTCTTATCAAGTGACCACTAGTCTTTTAGTCACTCAATTCAGACTGcgggattatacaagttcaaaggatttaattgatcaaaatttcCTTTGATCAATTTAAATCGGAGGGTTCAGATTAAATTGAAAACTAGGTTAGAACCTAGTCTAATGGTTAGAAATGATCAAACTAATCTAAGGGAGCATGTTATAGTTAGTCAAAGTTTGATTAAAAAACCATGTTAAAATTCCTAAGCCTAAGTACCAAGAAGTGTAGTTGGATTGAGCAAGTATGTTGCTAAGCAAAACAGAGATGTAGAAAGCAAAATATTGGGCTTAATGGCTAAGCCCAACAAAATTTGCAAAGGAAATGGGAGAAAAATTCAGCAACCATAATTCATCATCTCTACATACCAAATTCAATCTCATGTCAAAAATGAACCACCACAAGAGCTCCGGCACCACCGCGCCGGAGGCGGCGGAGTTGGCCGGAATCAAGAAAAAGCACCATTTTCTTACTCCTCTCAACCTCTTCTATCCTAATCCCTCATCCATTCTAACCACAAATTAATTAATTCTGGAAATTGAGCCGTTAAAGTCAAGAACCCTAAGCACAAAATCTGAAATTAAATGGAAGTGGAGGAGAATCAAACCATCAAATCTTGGGGTTTTGTTTCTCCACTATATAATCTACAATGTGGTatcaaaaattcagcaaacaagcAAAGATGAAGATTCACCGACCTACAATACAGAGGATTGTCTTGGAACTTGTTGAAATTTGgaggtgatgaagatgaagaagagaaaaccagaggtatgctactttgaacctttaatcttctacttctactatgaactcctcctcttcaagaatcaactccgaaaaattctgaattgaattgttgttgttgatgttgattatgtgaAAGTAGGGATGATTGTTGAATGCAAGAGGTTTAGCTAAATTgataacaaacttcaatgtgaagctttCTCCAATGGTGGTTTGAGCTTTGGTGTAGGGTGAagaattggagaagatgaagtgagaaaagttgaatttgcaaTGAGTAATTTGAGAGTGATGATCAAATTCTGAGAAAGCTTTGGTGTGATGAGAGTGATGTGTTTATATAGGTCACAGGGTTGGATCAAATGGAGGTTTGGAGTTAGTTTTGTGAGGCTTGGAATTGGTTAAATGAGGCATGGAATTGGTTAAATAAGGCTTGGAATTAGTTAAAATGGTTTGGAATTATATTGAagaggtttggagttagtttgGTGTGGTTTGGAGTTAGTTTGAGACTGTTATGAGTAACTCACAAATGTTGAAAAGGTTGGTGAATTGAAGTGTTAAGAGCTTAGTCCAATGCATGAATGATATGGTTGGTTGCTACATAATTGTGTAGAGATTTCAATGTGTATTGATGCAAGCATTGGAACTGATTTGGAGGGCAAATGAAAACTGCATTACTGTTGAAAATGCAGTATATTTTGCTACTGTCCTAGGGGAAATCGATTTCCCAAAACATGGGAATCGATTTCCATCACCTAGAAATGTATTTTTGGCCACTGGAAGCAAGGAAATCGATTTCCAACACGAAAAATGGTTTTTTTTGGCTCCAAATCACCTTGAAAATGCATTTTTGGCCACTAGAAGCAGGGAAATCGATTCCCCAAATGTGGGAATCGATTTCCAACATGAAAAATCTTTTTTTGGCTACTGGGAGTAGGGAAATCGATTACCCAAGATGTGGGAATCGATTTCCATCATAAAAATTGTTTTTTCCTTCGTTTTGATGCACGGGCTCATGTGAGAGGCATAATGGCTTGACTTTctttgaatgaatgaatgaaattgaattaaTGGGTCATGGAATGACTTGATCAAGTGGACAATGAACTTGTATCAATGGGACTATACATCAAAGCATGAATCTTGACATTTTAATAACCATGAAAATAAGGGTTGAAGTGGGAATGAAAATAAGACTCAGATCAAATGGATCATGAGACCATGAGGTCAATGAAACATGAATGCAAACATGTCTTGAATCAATCACATAACACCATGAATTAAGGTTTACTAGGTCAAAGTTCAAAGCTATGTATCAATCGAGAATTTCAAGCCAGGTGGGAGGTCAACTCTAGTGGTGCATCATTGCCATGAACCACAACCAGGGTTCCCACTACCTCAATGGAAACCAAAAGGTTCACAACCTCAAAGCCAAGGACTAGGGGTTTGAAGACCCCTGCGGATTGCTTAGATAGCCCCTTGTTGAGTCCATACCTCTATCATCAAATGATTAGGGTGTCACATCCCATATCCTCTGATGAATAGCCAAGCCATGCTTTTGAAGTTGTTCCATATGCCAACCCTAGCTTCACAAACCAAGAGTTTTGAATCTATAGTGATCTACTAATGGAttaatgatgcatatgaatgagtTATGAATATATGCAACTGACCCCCAAGTCAAGTGGCTGGATGGAAAGATGAAAAAGtggaggacaaattttggggtacaacaagaggataccgtccaatatacattaacgctaaagtatcctagttttgacatcatacaaaatataTTTAACGGAAGTTGCACTCACATATTTAAGCCACTTCAAAGGAGTTTAGCCTCTTGGAATGGGGCCTTACTTAATAAATCAGGGAGAGTTTGTCTTGGCAAATCTATGACTTATTCTATCCCAGTTTATACTAAGAAAATTCATTATCTTCCTACTACTCTTTGTAACATATTTGATAAGATTACTCAAAATTTAATTTAGGTGAAGAATGGTGAGAATGACGGCTGGAGCCTTGTAATTAGAAATATTTTACCACTCTTAAGCATTATGGTGGCTTCAGAACTCGAGAGGCTGGATCACAAACATGACCCTTATTGAGAAATTGGTGTGGAGTTTATTTCATTATTAACATAAGCTTTGGGTCCAAGTTTTGTCTCATAAGTATATTTGACATAGTGCTTTGTGGGATAAACGAAAGGTTGAGCATGCCTTAATATTCTTGTGCAACATTATTAAACCCATTATTACTCTTCATGATGGGTTCCATTTTCTAGTTGGTAATGGTAACTCTCCTCTTTGGTAAACAAATTAGCTTAAGATCAGTTCATTGTGCCTCACTCTTCCCATTGTCCATATATCTGATTAAGCTATACTCACGTAAAGTTTCACAATATCAACACGGATCAATACCAAATACACCTAAATCTTAAAAAAAATACCTTGTATAAATGAACAAATAAAAATCCTACACCACCTAAATTTGAAGCTCCCATTTGGCGAAATCTGACACATTTATATGAATAAATTGATACATGCAAAATATAAAACCAAAAATAACAAATTGAATAAGTGAATGTAAATTATAAACtaatagaaattaaaataaaatattaatatttacCTAATTTCAGTATTATTTAATATTTGAAGGAAGAAGAAATGGAAGATGTTTGAAAGAAGAAGAGAGTTTGAAGGTTGCTGAAAATGGGAGAGAAGAGAGAAGAAGGATTGTTGAGAAGAATGAGGAATTGAATTGGGAGTGAGCGTACAGGGACGCGAAGGTTGCATTTATCCATGAGATTTTATGATGGGGCACCCCACGCGTCCCAAACGGCCATAATTTGCAAGGGGCAGTCCCTAGCAAAGTTCTGACGTGTTGCAGACGTGTGGCAGACTTAGTAGGCATAATAATTACAGTTTGTTTGCTGATTTGACTTAACGGTCATAATTGGTGAAATGTTACCCCTTACAAACTGAACAAATAGATTTTGCTGGGGACTACCCCTCACAAATAATGACATTTGTCAGCCCAATAAATTCCATTTTTGGCGCCATTTTGTTTTGCAAGGAGAAACCCTTGGCAATGACCAATTTAAAAATTTCATTTGCCATATTTGCGATGGGTCACCCCACGTATTTTATTTATGTAATTTTTTATGTTTTGGATATTGTGATGGGTTTAATCCCAAGCAACATTATTTATTTAGTGATGAGTATTACCTCTAACAAAATCTCCTAACTATATAAGGTTTTTCTTGTAGTGTCAATAATTATTTAACATTTCATCTTTTGATTGTGCATTCAATTTTTCacaaaattcataacaaataacCCATGCTACGAAacaaatataaatattttttaataaaacaccaaagaaaaaaAATTGCACACTTAAATTTGAAGCTCCCTTTTAGCTAAATTTGATACATTTATATGAATAAATTGATACATgcaaaacagaaaataaaaaataacaaaattGATTAAGTGAATGTAAATTATAAACTAATAGAAATTAAAGTAAAACATTAATATTTACCTAATTTCAGTATTGTTGAATTTTTTATGGAAGAAGAAATTTG includes these proteins:
- the LOC127123753 gene encoding uncharacterized protein LOC127123753, which codes for MLEEYSHILGIRIKNQVPYVPTKELPKYQVLVEALHIGKKEVELNLKPKGGIHGFTSKFLVDKAIAFAEAESWTTFNAILALLIYGIVLFPNMEEFVDLATIHIFLTQNPVPTLLDDTYYSIHVRTQKKKGTIIYYTPLLYRWFISHLPNKGPFIENKANFKWSQWIMSLNAEDISWYSRIYDSVKLILNYGDFPNVPLLGTKWGINYNLRLALRQLGYPMVDNPDLKSVEGFVLYEGVEDPELVKKIVKAWGSICPQGRAEMGRKNCIAKESYTKWVKDRVNEILLPFRLNRP